From the Acidobacteriota bacterium genome, one window contains:
- a CDS encoding NrsF family protein, with amino-acid sequence MSDNAQFHEETFRRVYRHVKDDLEEVRPLPATGVRLLPSVAWMVLASTMIAVLSGIRPDMPKLGELGTWGLSLFGLAVAGTVAYWSLREAVPAAGLQSHLALALAVAAPLTQICLASVSHAASPTFAPAGNEVGAAMHCFTRLCLLSVPMLLLLFKMQRDGFPTRPYIAGLLAGAAAALTAEMVWRLHCPISSPFHTLAGHTSAILAALLAAPLLMAWSSRRALRK; translated from the coding sequence ATGAGCGACAACGCCCAGTTTCACGAGGAAACCTTTCGCAGAGTCTACCGGCATGTGAAGGATGATCTCGAAGAGGTCCGACCGCTGCCCGCGACCGGCGTCCGCCTGCTGCCTTCGGTGGCGTGGATGGTACTGGCCTCGACCATGATCGCGGTGCTGAGCGGTATCCGCCCCGACATGCCGAAGCTGGGTGAACTGGGTACCTGGGGCCTTTCCCTTTTCGGACTGGCGGTTGCCGGAACCGTAGCCTACTGGTCCCTGAGAGAGGCTGTTCCAGCAGCAGGGTTGCAATCACATCTGGCGCTGGCCTTGGCTGTGGCCGCTCCCCTGACCCAGATTTGCCTGGCTTCGGTCAGCCACGCCGCCAGCCCTACCTTCGCCCCCGCAGGAAACGAGGTCGGGGCGGCCATGCATTGCTTTACCCGGCTTTGCCTCCTGAGCGTCCCCATGTTGCTGTTGCTCTTCAAGATGCAGCGTGACGGTTTCCCCACCCGCCCTTACATTGCGGGACTGCTGGCGGGCGCGGCAGCGGCTCTGACCGCCGAGATGGTTTGGCGCCTGCACTGCCCCATATCGTCTCCGTTCCACACCCTGGCGGGGCACACCAGCGCCATCCTCGCGGCCCTGCTGGCAGCTCCTCTTCTGATGGCTTGGTCAAGCCGTAGAGCCCTTCGAAAATAA
- a CDS encoding RNA polymerase sigma factor yields MIRYQQGELRAFEDLYRELSPRLFRFLIYKGLREPLAEDLLQESFLQIHRSRHTYQPPRPVAPWAFAISRHLFLMHLRAQRRKPVTNLDQGDWARLEEEVGNRDLESSLTLEKALRSVSPQRKECLLLHYYLGFTFTEIGALLDISAGAAKLRSYRALQDLRRIVRGSAYSS; encoded by the coding sequence ATGATTCGCTACCAGCAAGGCGAACTGCGAGCCTTCGAGGACCTGTACCGCGAATTGTCTCCGAGATTGTTCCGTTTCCTCATATACAAGGGTTTGCGGGAACCATTGGCCGAGGATCTGCTTCAGGAGTCGTTCCTGCAGATTCACCGCAGCCGCCACACCTATCAGCCTCCCCGTCCGGTAGCTCCTTGGGCTTTCGCCATCTCGCGACATCTTTTTCTCATGCATCTCAGAGCGCAGCGCCGAAAGCCCGTGACCAACCTGGATCAGGGCGATTGGGCCAGGCTTGAAGAAGAAGTGGGAAACCGGGACCTTGAGAGTTCTTTGACGTTGGAGAAAGCATTGCGGTCGGTTTCGCCTCAACGCAAGGAGTGCCTGCTGCTACACTATTACTTGGGATTTACCTTTACCGAGATCGGGGCTTTGCTCGACATCTCGGCTGGAGCTGCCAAGCTCCGATCCTACCGCGCTCTTCAGGATCTAAGGCGCATCGTGCGGGGGAGCGCTTACAGCTCATGA
- a CDS encoding glutamate synthase-related protein, with the protein MNRLSIARWDDLGDRKPAYALVSNVDLVVIRYDEEVSVLYGRCLHRGALLADGHIQGEDLICGVHQWDYRYTTGVSAYNNEEVLHKFSSWIEDGQVWVDAEEIAAWEKDNPQAYNRDEYLGAYADIHGTEDEPHNKFIQDLAKHGLSKTGHHGPAHAMGVPRSQLPGWDDIQFVTAQLARLPLLDDEEVASGLVIGPGADKPLELDIPLFVSDMSFGALSEEAKVSLAMGAEMAGTGICSGEGGMLSDEQEANSRYFYELASARFGFSWDKVERVQSFHFKGGQGAKTGTGGHLPGEKVKGKIAQVRSLQEGQPAVSPARFPDWDDLHYYKDFAAQVRERTGGIPVGFKLSAQHIEDDLDAALEIGVDYVILDGRGGGTGAAPLIFRDNISVPTIPALARARRHLDRRGCSHVTLIATGGLRTPADFAKAMALGADGVAVANAAIQAIGCLGMRACHTNNCPVGIATQKENLRARLIVQESARRLARFLEASTELMKVLARACGHRRLADFCPHDLVTFKREMSDLTGIRYAGVRD; encoded by the coding sequence ATGAATCGACTGTCAATCGCAAGATGGGACGACTTGGGGGACCGCAAGCCGGCCTATGCGCTGGTGTCCAATGTCGACCTGGTGGTGATCCGCTACGACGAAGAGGTGTCGGTGCTCTACGGGCGCTGCCTGCACCGGGGAGCCCTGCTGGCCGACGGGCACATCCAGGGCGAGGATCTGATTTGCGGCGTCCACCAGTGGGACTACCGCTACACGACCGGCGTCAGCGCCTACAACAACGAAGAGGTGCTGCACAAGTTCTCCTCCTGGATCGAGGACGGCCAGGTTTGGGTGGACGCCGAGGAGATCGCGGCCTGGGAAAAAGACAATCCCCAGGCCTACAACCGGGATGAATACCTGGGCGCCTACGCCGACATTCACGGCACCGAGGACGAGCCTCACAACAAGTTCATCCAGGACTTGGCCAAGCACGGACTCTCCAAGACCGGCCATCACGGGCCGGCCCATGCCATGGGCGTTCCCCGCAGCCAGCTTCCCGGATGGGACGACATCCAGTTCGTCACGGCCCAGTTGGCGCGCCTGCCGCTGCTCGACGACGAGGAAGTCGCGAGCGGCCTGGTCATCGGTCCTGGGGCTGACAAGCCCCTTGAGCTGGATATCCCGCTCTTCGTCTCCGACATGAGCTTCGGGGCTCTTTCCGAGGAGGCCAAGGTGTCTCTGGCCATGGGAGCCGAGATGGCCGGCACCGGCATCTGCTCGGGCGAAGGCGGAATGCTGTCCGATGAGCAAGAGGCCAACAGCCGCTACTTCTACGAACTGGCTTCGGCGCGCTTCGGCTTCTCCTGGGACAAGGTGGAACGGGTTCAGTCCTTTCATTTCAAGGGCGGCCAGGGCGCCAAGACCGGCACCGGCGGCCACCTTCCCGGGGAGAAGGTAAAAGGCAAAATCGCCCAGGTGCGTTCTCTGCAGGAGGGCCAGCCCGCCGTGTCGCCGGCCCGCTTCCCGGACTGGGACGACCTGCACTACTACAAGGATTTCGCCGCCCAGGTGCGTGAGCGGACGGGCGGCATTCCGGTGGGCTTCAAGCTGTCGGCTCAGCATATCGAGGACGACCTCGACGCCGCCCTGGAGATCGGCGTCGACTACGTCATCTTGGACGGGCGGGGAGGCGGCACCGGTGCCGCTCCGCTCATCTTCCGCGACAACATCTCGGTGCCCACCATTCCGGCCCTGGCGCGGGCCCGCCGGCACCTCGACCGGCGCGGATGCTCCCACGTCACCCTTATCGCCACCGGCGGACTGCGCACTCCGGCCGACTTCGCCAAGGCCATGGCTCTGGGGGCCGACGGAGTGGCCGTGGCCAACGCCGCCATCCAGGCCATCGGATGCCTGGGCATGCGCGCCTGCCACACCAACAACTGCCCCGTGGGCATCGCCACCCAGAAGGAAAACCTCAGAGCCCGCCTCATCGTCCAGGAATCGGCCCGCCGCCTGGCCCGTTTCTTGGAGGCCTCCACCGAGCTCATGAAAGTCCTGGCCCGGGCTTGCGGACACCGCCGCCTGGCCGACTTCTGCCCTCACGACCTGGTCACCTTCAAGCGCGAGATGTCCGACCTCACCGGCATCCGCTACGCAGGGGTGAGAGACTGA
- a CDS encoding thiamine pyrophosphate-dependent enzyme: MTAKMTWHKVLEKDELPEGRVKPVTCRHLTVCMTRFEGQYAALDNKCPHQGGPLGEGSIENGLLRCPWHGWDFHPTTGKPPGGYDDGVATFQVDEREDGIYVGFPQDQPHQRTVSDLMAETMVNWGLKAVFGMVGHSNLGLADAIRIQEEKGALTYYGIRHEGAAAFACSAYGKLTGRPAACLSIAGPGATNLLTGLWDANVDRAPAIALTGQVDTQVLGPGAFQEVDLQAAYGKVAQWAQPVLHSSKHAELVNLAFKSAILNRGVSHLIFPDEVQNLEVSEEAQPGGPQGRVPSRAIAPPQDALQEAAKRLRQAQRPVIIVGHGARFRMDGIVQLAEQLNCPVITTFKGKGLIADSHPLGCGVLGRSGTPIASWFMNESDLLLVFGASFSNHTGITPKKPIIQVDYDPMALGKFHAVDVPVWGEIGVTCKLLREQIAQGCAATGQRGEIAERWEIWRAEKKSRLRDDRGRGLNSASIFAALTDLLPQDAIIAVDVGNNTYSFGRYFECAQQAVLMSGYLGSIGFALPAALGAWAATQEDDPRLAGRKVVSISGDGGLGQYLAELTTAVKYGMNITHVLLNNSELGKISKEQRSGNWDVWQTSLHNPGFADFAQSCGALGLRVDDKSQLEDAVQKALTHNAPSLVEIISDPELV; encoded by the coding sequence ATGACCGCCAAGATGACGTGGCATAAGGTGTTGGAGAAGGACGAACTGCCCGAGGGACGCGTGAAGCCGGTGACCTGCCGGCATCTCACCGTCTGCATGACCCGCTTTGAAGGCCAATACGCCGCCCTCGACAACAAATGTCCCCACCAGGGCGGGCCGCTGGGCGAAGGCAGCATCGAAAACGGATTGCTGCGCTGCCCCTGGCACGGATGGGACTTCCACCCCACCACCGGCAAACCTCCCGGAGGCTACGACGACGGCGTCGCCACCTTCCAGGTCGACGAGCGCGAGGACGGCATCTATGTAGGATTCCCCCAGGACCAGCCCCACCAGCGCACCGTCTCGGACCTGATGGCCGAAACCATGGTCAACTGGGGACTCAAGGCCGTCTTCGGCATGGTAGGCCACTCCAACCTGGGACTGGCCGACGCCATCCGCATCCAGGAAGAAAAGGGCGCGCTGACCTACTACGGAATCCGTCACGAGGGCGCCGCCGCCTTCGCCTGCTCGGCCTACGGCAAGCTCACCGGCCGCCCGGCCGCCTGCCTCTCCATCGCCGGCCCCGGCGCCACCAACCTGCTCACCGGACTGTGGGACGCCAACGTCGACCGCGCCCCCGCCATCGCCCTCACCGGACAGGTGGATACTCAGGTGCTGGGCCCGGGAGCCTTCCAGGAAGTCGACCTGCAGGCCGCTTACGGAAAGGTCGCCCAATGGGCCCAGCCGGTGCTGCATTCCAGCAAGCACGCCGAACTGGTCAATCTGGCCTTCAAGAGCGCCATCCTCAACCGCGGCGTCTCCCATCTGATCTTCCCCGACGAGGTGCAGAACCTCGAAGTCTCAGAAGAGGCCCAGCCAGGCGGCCCCCAGGGACGCGTCCCCTCGCGCGCCATCGCCCCTCCCCAGGACGCGCTGCAAGAGGCCGCCAAGCGCCTGCGCCAGGCCCAGCGTCCCGTCATCATCGTGGGACACGGGGCCCGTTTCCGCATGGACGGCATCGTGCAACTGGCCGAGCAACTCAACTGTCCCGTCATCACCACCTTCAAAGGCAAGGGACTGATCGCCGACAGCCACCCGCTGGGATGCGGCGTGCTGGGACGCAGCGGGACGCCCATCGCAAGCTGGTTCATGAACGAGTCCGACCTGCTGCTGGTCTTCGGGGCCAGCTTCTCAAACCACACCGGGATCACGCCCAAGAAGCCCATCATTCAGGTCGACTACGATCCCATGGCGTTGGGCAAGTTTCACGCCGTGGACGTGCCCGTCTGGGGCGAGATCGGCGTCACCTGCAAACTGCTGCGCGAACAGATCGCTCAAGGCTGCGCCGCCACCGGTCAGCGCGGCGAGATCGCCGAGCGCTGGGAGATCTGGCGCGCCGAAAAGAAGAGCCGCCTGCGGGACGACCGGGGCCGGGGACTCAACTCGGCCTCCATCTTCGCCGCCCTCACCGATCTGCTTCCCCAGGACGCCATCATCGCCGTCGATGTGGGCAACAACACCTACTCCTTCGGACGCTACTTCGAGTGCGCCCAACAGGCCGTCCTCATGTCGGGCTACCTGGGCTCGATCGGCTTCGCCCTGCCGGCCGCCCTGGGCGCTTGGGCCGCCACCCAGGAAGACGATCCCCGATTGGCCGGACGCAAAGTCGTCTCCATCTCGGGCGACGGAGGTCTGGGCCAGTACCTGGCCGAGCTGACCACCGCCGTAAAGTACGGCATGAACATCACCCACGTGCTGCTCAACAACTCGGAGCTGGGCAAGATCTCCAAGGAGCAGCGCTCGGGCAACTGGGACGTCTGGCAGACCTCTCTGCACAACCCCGGCTTCGCCGACTTCGCCCAAAGCTGCGGCGCCCTGGGCCTGCGCGTCGACGACAAGTCCCAACTGGAAGACGCCGTCCAAAAGGCCCTCACCCACAACGCCCCCTCCCTGGTAGAAATCATCTCCGACCCCGAGCTGGTGTGA
- a CDS encoding NEW3 domain-containing protein, which produces MQPQEAFQEQQKLLDLRSAQFALIQAKTEFDRQRQLYDEGIISESQLTRAEASVRQAQIAYQRVFLGLFSELPDLTVVSAVKSRTKGGGSRVALTVRNTSGANLDYRQLGIVEEEVPIPDQLELRQLKNLFASLEDQEGSIVSKPYEHFLPELAVGEDHVFDFSLLKDVDEVLVSLKYSGKVEEYKVVLEKDASANVVDIRSRQFSQEANLGTQAVYDLNLERFTDVGSTFRISVVNLPSQFDRQFLSSAESTTRLRQIRFAQGETTKALALRISLPEIVDPEKVPVDQSIPFWVVLQTQDQAAALDGERRYQPGEVWSMGVGAIQLEITPKGVGKLEVRASNLYREIQVGEALDLSVQVRNSGTRRLENIRLNVETPPDWIVESSPELLPQLEVGRQQQVRLRFLPPSPGSVGDYNIRIETLAFADNKAVESEDKVLRIRMQAPVEMWKTASIVGLLLAVVAVLVASGIKIAKR; this is translated from the coding sequence GTGCAACCCCAGGAAGCTTTTCAAGAGCAGCAGAAGCTCCTCGACCTGCGCTCCGCTCAGTTTGCGCTGATCCAGGCCAAGACCGAGTTCGACCGCCAGAGGCAGCTCTACGATGAGGGAATCATCTCGGAGTCCCAGTTGACGCGCGCCGAGGCTTCTGTTCGCCAAGCCCAGATTGCCTACCAGCGAGTTTTCCTGGGACTTTTTTCCGAGTTGCCCGACCTGACGGTGGTCTCAGCCGTCAAATCGAGAACCAAAGGAGGCGGCTCGCGGGTCGCATTGACCGTGAGAAACACTTCCGGGGCCAATCTGGATTACCGTCAGTTGGGAATCGTCGAGGAGGAAGTCCCGATTCCCGATCAGCTCGAACTGAGGCAACTCAAGAACCTCTTCGCCTCTCTGGAGGACCAGGAGGGCTCGATCGTCTCCAAGCCTTACGAGCACTTCCTGCCCGAGTTGGCTGTTGGAGAAGACCACGTCTTTGATTTCTCTTTGTTGAAGGACGTCGACGAGGTTCTCGTTTCCCTGAAGTACTCGGGCAAAGTGGAAGAGTACAAAGTGGTGCTCGAAAAGGACGCGTCAGCGAATGTCGTGGACATCCGCTCCCGACAGTTCTCTCAGGAGGCCAACCTGGGTACGCAGGCCGTTTACGATCTCAACCTGGAGCGCTTCACCGATGTCGGCAGCACCTTTCGAATAAGCGTGGTCAACCTGCCCTCGCAATTCGACCGCCAGTTCCTTTCCTCCGCCGAATCAACGACCCGCCTCCGCCAGATACGGTTCGCCCAAGGTGAAACCACCAAAGCCCTGGCGCTTCGCATCTCCCTACCGGAGATAGTAGATCCTGAGAAGGTGCCGGTGGACCAGTCCATCCCCTTCTGGGTCGTTCTTCAAACCCAAGACCAAGCCGCCGCCCTTGACGGTGAGCGGCGTTACCAGCCGGGTGAAGTCTGGTCAATGGGGGTGGGCGCCATCCAACTTGAGATCACTCCCAAGGGAGTCGGGAAGCTGGAGGTGCGGGCCTCGAATCTCTATCGTGAGATTCAAGTCGGAGAGGCTCTGGATTTGTCAGTTCAGGTGCGCAATTCGGGAACGCGCAGGCTGGAAAACATTCGGCTAAACGTCGAGACACCGCCCGATTGGATCGTAGAGAGTAGTCCAGAACTGCTCCCGCAGTTGGAGGTGGGCCGGCAGCAGCAGGTGCGGCTTCGTTTCCTTCCGCCGTCGCCCGGCTCGGTGGGAGACTACAACATCAGAATCGAAACCCTGGCTTTCGCGGACAACAAAGCCGTCGAGAGCGAGGACAAGGTTCTGCGAATTCGGATGCAGGCCCCGGTGGAAATGTGGAAGACCGCCTCCATTGTAGGGCTCTTATTGGCGGTGGTTGCCGTCTTAGTCGCCTCCGGCATCAAGATCGCTAAGCGCTGA